One window of the Magnetovibrio sp. genome contains the following:
- a CDS encoding flagellar biosynthesis regulator FlaF — MSTSPYSSVPPAGSPSHSEAWALTEAARRIATALEKVASADDLAQPGARRELRDAIRLNWRLWTIFQAELTLETNPVPFDLRQNMLTLCQFVDNHTIVCMSELNPEQIKTLIDINRNIAQGLLEGLNNTLDNAPQNAPNQTQKSQSEEPLPANSGGTLNTNA, encoded by the coding sequence ATGTCAACATCGCCCTATTCTTCCGTACCTCCGGCAGGTTCCCCCAGCCATTCCGAGGCTTGGGCTCTGACCGAAGCCGCCCGGCGCATTGCCACGGCACTGGAGAAGGTCGCAAGCGCCGACGATTTGGCGCAACCCGGCGCACGGCGAGAACTCCGCGATGCGATCCGCCTAAACTGGCGGCTGTGGACCATTTTTCAGGCTGAACTGACGTTGGAAACCAATCCCGTTCCGTTCGATCTGCGCCAAAACATGCTGACGCTGTGCCAATTCGTCGACAATCACACCATTGTGTGCATGAGCGAGTTGAATCCCGAGCAGATCAAAACCCTGATCGATATAAACCGCAACATCGCCCAGGGCCTTCTGGAAGGCCTCAACAACACCTTGGACAACGCGCCGCAAAACGCACCCAACCAGACCCAGAAAAGCCAATCTGAAGAACCCTTGCCCGCCAACAGCGGTGGGACCTTGAACACAAACGCGTAA